GGGCGCCATCATCTCGGCCACCGACGGGCCGCCGCCCTTCAGCCGCACGAAGACGAAGCCCTGCCAGGTCTCGTGCTCCACCGGCACCAGCCCGCTCTTCGCCGTGTCCAGCGTGGTATAGTCGCGGCGGCTGGGCACCCCGGTGAGCCGACCGTCGAGGTCGTAGGTCCACGCGTGATAGGGGCAGACCAGCTTCTTCGCGCAGCCCGAGGCGCCATCCACCAGCCGCGAGCCGCGGTGCCGGCAGACATTGGTGAAGGCGCGCACGGCCAGATCGTCGCCGCGGATGACGATGATGCTCTCGCCCAGGAAATCGAGCGTGTGCCAGTCGCCGGCGCCGGCGATGTCGCTGACATGGCAGACCACCTGCCAACTCGGCCGCATCACCCTTTCCATCTCCACCGCGAAATATTCGGGGTCGCGATAGATCCACGCCGGCAGGCTCCAGCCCTCGTCGGGATCGGCGTTCGCGCGGGGTGCGGTGGAAAGGCTTTGCATGGCGGCGCTCCTTGTTATACGAACGTATAGCAAGAGGATCGCGTCCGCAATGAGCTTGTCGCCCCACCGCGCCGCCTTCACCCGCGAGGATGCCGAAACGCGCCGGCTGGCGCTGATCGAGGCCTGTGCGGCGTGCCTCGCCGAACAGGGCGTCGGCGGTGCCTCGGTGCGGACGATCTGCGCGCGTGCCGGCGTCTCGCCCGGGCTGCTGCGCCACTATTTCGACGGCATCGACGCGCTGGTCGCCGCGACCTACCGCCACGTCACGCACACGGTGAACGACGCGCTGGCGGCCGCGGTCGCCGCCGCCCCGCCGGAGCCGCGCGCGCGGCTGATCGCCTATACCACCGCCAGCTTCCGCGCCCCGATCGCCGACCCCGCGCTGCTCGCCACCTGGATCGCCTTCTGGAGCCTGGTGAAGGCCGACCCCGCCATCGCCGCGATCCACGCCGAAACCTATGGCGGCTATCGCGCCGCGCTGGAGGCGCTGCTCGCGGAGTGCGGCGTGTCGGCGATGGAGCGCCACGGCGCCGCGATCGGCCTGACCGCGCTGGTCGACGGGCTGTGGCTGGAACTGACGCTGGATCCGGCGAGCTTCCCGGCGGACCAGGCGAGCGCGCTGGCGGTCAGGTGGGTGGATGCACTGCTGGGGGGCTGAGAAATGCTACTTCCCGCCCAAAGTCCGCAACACGCTGTCCCACTGGTCCAGCGCCCCACCGATCCCTGCCACCGGCGCGCGCTCGTTGAGCCCGTGGGCGAAGCCGTCGGCGTCGCGCATGAACAGGCTCGCCACGCCATAGCTGGGCACGCCGAGCACGCGGAAATAGAAGCTGTCGGTCGCGCCGCCGGACATGCTCGGGATGATATCCAGCCCCGGATAGCGGGCGCGCACGGCCGTGGTGACCGCGCCGACCACGTCGCCACGCAGCGGCGAGGCGTCGCTCGCCACCGGCTCGTCGATCGTCTTCACGCTTGCATCCTTGCCCGCCAGTTCGGCGAGCGTCGCGCGCACCGCCTCCACCGGCACGCCCGGGAAGATGCGGCAGTTGATGTTGGCGGTGGCGCGCTGCGGCAACGCGTTGCGGGCGTGGCCGCCATCGATCTCGGTCGCGACGCAGGTGGTGCGGATCTGACCGACGAATTCGGGCCGCGCCGCGATCACCGCCGCGGCGGCCTTGTCGTTCGGGTTCTCGGCATAACGGCGCATCGCGTCACCGACCGCGCCGCCGATCCGGCCGCTGCGGGCCTTGAGCGAGGCGCGGGTCAGTTCGTTGGCCTGGTCGGGAAAGTCATAGGCGTCGATCCGGGCGAGGATGCGCGCCATGCGGTAGATCGGGTTGCCGTCGGTCGGGGTGCTCGAATGGCCGCCGACATCGGTCAGTTCGATCGCATAGTCGGCATAGGTCTTCTCGCCCGCCTGCAGCCCGTAATACAGCGCGGTCGTGCCGTCCTCGCCGAGCGTACCGCCGCCGCCGTCGCCGTTGAGCACGATCTCCGCATTGCGATATTTCTGCGCGAGCGCCTGCGTCGTCACCATGCGCGTTTCCTCGTCGCCGGTCAGCACCAGGACGATGTCGCGCTTGGGCCTGAACCCCGCCGCCTTCAGCCGCGCCATAGCGACGACCATCATCGAGAGGTCGTATTTGTTGTCCTCGGCGCCGCGCCCGAAGATGTAGCCGCCCTCCTCCACCGCGACGAACGGGTCGCGGGTCCAGTCCGCCGGCTTGGCCTCGACCACGTCCATATGCGCGAGCAGCACGATCGGCTTGGCGCCGGGCGTGGTTCCCTTGAGCGTCGCCTCCAGTGTCGCGGTGCCTTCCATCGGCGT
The window above is part of the Sphingomonas sanxanigenens DSM 19645 = NX02 genome. Proteins encoded here:
- a CDS encoding M20/M25/M40 family metallo-hydrolase, giving the protein MIRMLLALTALVSPAMAMAKAGPADVAQAKEVLMKGIGFPTVEGRGQTVAYAHYIASVLKAAGYADSEVVVTPMEGTATLEATLKGTTPGAKPIVLLAHMDVVEAKPADWTRDPFVAVEEGGYIFGRGAEDNKYDLSMMVVAMARLKAAGFRPKRDIVLVLTGDEETRMVTTQALAQKYRNAEIVLNGDGGGGTLGEDGTTALYYGLQAGEKTYADYAIELTDVGGHSSTPTDGNPIYRMARILARIDAYDFPDQANELTRASLKARSGRIGGAVGDAMRRYAENPNDKAAAAVIAARPEFVGQIRTTCVATEIDGGHARNALPQRATANINCRIFPGVPVEAVRATLAELAGKDASVKTIDEPVASDASPLRGDVVGAVTTAVRARYPGLDIIPSMSGGATDSFYFRVLGVPSYGVASLFMRDADGFAHGLNERAPVAGIGGALDQWDSVLRTLGGK
- a CDS encoding TetR/AcrR family transcriptional regulator, with the translated sequence MSLSPHRAAFTREDAETRRLALIEACAACLAEQGVGGASVRTICARAGVSPGLLRHYFDGIDALVAATYRHVTHTVNDALAAAVAAAPPEPRARLIAYTTASFRAPIADPALLATWIAFWSLVKADPAIAAIHAETYGGYRAALEALLAECGVSAMERHGAAIGLTALVDGLWLELTLDPASFPADQASALAVRWVDALLGG